The proteins below come from a single Arthrobacter sp. B1I2 genomic window:
- a CDS encoding NAD(P)H-binding protein, which translates to MTRIAIIGGHGKVALLLSELLTSEGHSVTSFIRNPEHAEDVAATGATPSVLDVENSTTAAIAEALAGQDAVVWSAGAGGGNPERTYAVDRDAAIRSMDAAAQAGVDRYVMVSYFGAGKDHGVPESNSFFAYAEAKAAADEYLRGTDLAWTILGPGALTDKPGSGLIDVDPSPEGERDTSRANTAIVAAAVLDLPQTAGRTIEFRDGSLPVAAALEPRP; encoded by the coding sequence ATGACACGCATCGCCATCATTGGCGGCCACGGGAAAGTGGCCCTCCTCCTGTCCGAACTCCTCACCAGCGAGGGCCACTCCGTCACCTCCTTCATCCGCAATCCGGAACACGCCGAAGACGTCGCTGCCACCGGGGCCACGCCGTCGGTCCTGGACGTGGAGAATTCCACGACGGCGGCCATCGCCGAGGCCCTCGCCGGGCAGGACGCCGTGGTCTGGTCCGCCGGCGCGGGCGGCGGCAACCCCGAGCGCACCTACGCCGTGGACCGGGACGCCGCCATCCGCTCCATGGATGCCGCAGCCCAGGCAGGAGTGGACCGGTACGTCATGGTGTCCTACTTCGGCGCCGGCAAGGACCACGGGGTACCGGAAAGCAACAGCTTCTTCGCGTACGCCGAGGCCAAGGCTGCCGCGGACGAGTACCTGCGCGGCACGGACCTGGCATGGACCATCCTCGGCCCCGGCGCTTTGACGGACAAGCCCGGAAGCGGGCTGATCGACGTCGATCCCTCGCCGGAAGGGGAACGGGACACATCGCGTGCCAACACGGCCATCGTGGCAGCGGCGGTGCTGGACCTGCCCCAAACTGCGGGCCGGACCATCGAGTTCCGCGACGGCAGCCTCCCGGTGGCGGCGGCACTGGAACCGCGCCCGTAG
- a CDS encoding Na+/H+ antiporter, protein MDQLALIVGLLLATVVAVGLGDRLRLPYPVLMLLLAVALAFIPGFPDLEIEPELILPIFLPPLLFATAQRSSWAVFRVRWRTLIMMAVALVVISTAAVAGAAWLMIPGIGVPAAIALGAMVAPPDPVAVESVAGRVHMPRRLITVLQSEGLFNDAAAIVIFQAAVAAAVGGTKVEPDVVLQFLMGAALAVLVGIAMGWLIALVTRLVTSMVARSAVTLVVPFAAYILAEEVHASGVIAVVVTALEMQRHARPQDAAERVTRTAFWDVVELLVTGLAFGLVGLEIRHVVRDEGTEIVGMIGVAVVVCVLVFAVRFLWLGVLALGARNRRNLLQPTSLKEVLILTWCGMRGLATLALALALPLTLADGTPFPGRDYLLVIACAVLLATLVLPGLTLPWLMRVLKASEDGSEERDAVRLLATRAQGAAVAALKQHDLMADLPPEKVALVKDRMRRLHAELTDGSLQNEPLAEKRQRGRELAIAVQTIALDAARQEVVAARNEPDMDPEVADRVLRQLDLRTMVMPE, encoded by the coding sequence ATGGATCAGCTCGCCCTTATCGTCGGACTGCTGCTGGCCACAGTGGTGGCCGTGGGACTGGGGGACAGGCTGCGGCTGCCGTACCCGGTCCTGATGCTCCTCCTGGCGGTGGCCTTGGCGTTCATCCCGGGCTTCCCCGACCTGGAGATTGAACCCGAGCTGATCCTGCCCATCTTCCTGCCGCCGCTGCTGTTTGCCACCGCCCAGCGGAGCTCGTGGGCCGTGTTCCGGGTCCGGTGGCGGACGCTGATCATGATGGCCGTGGCACTGGTGGTCATCAGCACGGCCGCCGTGGCCGGGGCAGCATGGCTGATGATTCCCGGGATCGGGGTGCCCGCGGCCATCGCCCTCGGTGCCATGGTGGCGCCGCCGGATCCTGTGGCCGTGGAATCCGTAGCGGGCCGTGTCCACATGCCCCGCCGCCTGATCACGGTCCTCCAGAGCGAGGGGCTGTTCAATGACGCCGCCGCCATCGTCATCTTCCAGGCAGCCGTGGCCGCCGCCGTGGGTGGCACCAAGGTGGAGCCCGACGTCGTCCTGCAGTTCCTGATGGGCGCGGCACTTGCCGTCCTGGTGGGCATCGCAATGGGCTGGCTGATCGCCCTGGTCACCCGGCTGGTCACGTCCATGGTGGCCCGGAGCGCGGTGACGCTGGTGGTGCCTTTCGCCGCCTACATCCTCGCCGAGGAGGTGCATGCATCCGGCGTCATTGCCGTGGTGGTCACCGCCCTTGAGATGCAGCGCCACGCCCGCCCGCAGGACGCGGCCGAACGCGTCACGAGGACTGCTTTCTGGGATGTTGTGGAGCTGCTGGTCACCGGGCTGGCGTTCGGCCTGGTGGGGCTGGAAATCCGCCACGTCGTCAGGGACGAAGGGACGGAAATCGTCGGCATGATCGGGGTGGCCGTTGTGGTCTGCGTCCTGGTCTTCGCGGTCCGGTTCCTGTGGCTGGGCGTCCTTGCCCTGGGTGCCCGGAACCGCAGGAATCTCCTGCAGCCCACATCCCTGAAGGAAGTCCTCATCCTGACGTGGTGCGGCATGCGCGGGCTGGCCACCCTGGCATTGGCCCTGGCCCTGCCGCTCACCCTTGCAGACGGCACGCCGTTCCCCGGCAGGGATTACCTGCTGGTGATTGCCTGCGCGGTGCTGCTTGCCACGCTGGTCCTGCCCGGCCTGACGCTGCCGTGGCTGATGCGTGTCCTGAAGGCTTCCGAGGACGGATCGGAAGAACGCGACGCCGTCCGGCTGCTCGCCACGCGGGCGCAGGGCGCCGCCGTTGCAGCGCTCAAGCAGCACGACCTGATGGCGGACCTGCCGCCGGAAAAAGTGGCGCTGGTCAAGGACCGGATGCGGCGCCTCCACGCAGAACTCACGGACGGCAGCCTGCAGAACGAACCATTGGCGGAAAAGCGCCAGCGGGGACGCGAGCTTGCCATCGCCGTCCAGACCATTGCCCTCGACGCGGCCCGGCAGGAAGTGGTGGCGGCCCGCAATGAGCCCGACATGGATCCCGAGGTGGCGGACCGGGTACTGCGGCAGCTGGACCTGCGCACCATGGTCATGCCGGAGTGA
- a CDS encoding ROK family transcriptional regulator — protein sequence MPELVPATPQLLRRVSAGAVLEFMRASAAVTVTDVMAATGLTRATTIAVCEDLVRRGWILERENQREFGGYRKGRPARRFELNERAGVVLGMDIGYAKVTVVVSDLRGKTLGRSSRPFQAGEVGSRERIAFIDDVAGAALRSAGTEPGQVLAVCAGVAAPVDRHGDVVATQKFWGLFDLGLRPALKETRGWTVLLENDANLAALGDRWQGAAAGVDDVVVILASERLGSGIVEGGRLVHGARGSAGELAYLDLVDGVGDTYGIAHLARTWAAEALATPTPTTLRSLPPGRVEAEQVFAAAAQGDAVALGILDRLADRMARVVGTVATMLNPELVVIGGGVADSAGVLLTPISERLREFTATPARVAVSPLGDSIVTVGAIRCALDYVERNSLDLELAASVTPA from the coding sequence ATGCCTGAACTGGTTCCGGCGACTCCCCAATTGCTGCGGCGGGTCAGTGCCGGCGCTGTCCTGGAGTTCATGCGTGCCTCGGCGGCTGTGACAGTCACGGACGTCATGGCTGCAACCGGTCTGACCCGCGCCACCACCATCGCCGTCTGCGAGGACCTGGTCCGGCGGGGCTGGATCCTGGAGCGGGAAAACCAGCGCGAGTTCGGCGGGTACCGGAAGGGCCGCCCTGCCCGCCGGTTCGAGCTCAACGAGCGGGCCGGCGTGGTGCTGGGCATGGACATCGGCTACGCCAAGGTCACCGTGGTGGTTTCCGACCTCCGGGGCAAGACCTTGGGACGGTCCAGCCGCCCCTTCCAGGCCGGGGAGGTCGGCTCCCGGGAGCGCATCGCTTTTATCGACGACGTGGCTGGGGCGGCACTGCGCTCGGCGGGAACCGAACCCGGACAGGTGCTGGCCGTCTGCGCCGGAGTTGCCGCACCCGTGGACCGGCACGGGGACGTGGTGGCCACGCAGAAGTTCTGGGGCCTGTTCGACCTGGGACTGCGGCCGGCGCTCAAGGAAACCCGGGGATGGACGGTGCTGCTCGAAAACGACGCCAACCTTGCGGCCCTGGGTGACCGCTGGCAGGGGGCAGCGGCCGGCGTTGACGACGTCGTGGTGATCCTCGCCAGCGAACGGCTGGGTTCGGGCATCGTGGAGGGCGGCCGGCTGGTGCACGGGGCCCGCGGCAGCGCCGGGGAGCTTGCGTACCTGGACCTGGTGGATGGCGTGGGCGACACCTACGGCATCGCCCACCTGGCCCGTACCTGGGCCGCCGAAGCACTGGCCACCCCAACGCCAACCACCCTCCGCTCCCTCCCGCCCGGGCGGGTGGAGGCCGAGCAGGTCTTCGCCGCCGCGGCCCAGGGGGACGCTGTGGCACTCGGCATCCTGGACCGGCTGGCAGACAGGATGGCACGCGTGGTGGGGACCGTGGCCACCATGCTTAACCCCGAACTGGTGGTGATCGGCGGCGGCGTGGCTGATTCCGCGGGCGTACTCCTCACGCCCATCAGCGAGCGCCTGAGGGAATTCACTGCCACCCCCGCGCGCGTGGCTGTCTCCCCGCTGGGCGACTCCATCGTGACCGTAGGGGCCATCCGCTGCGCCCTGGACTACGTGGAGAGGAACTCCCTGGACCTGGAGTTGGCTGCGTCCGTCACTCCCGCATAA
- a CDS encoding glycoside hydrolase family 13 protein: protein MSTTATLATLSDSARLADPNWWRQASVYQIYPRSFADSNGDGIGDLKGITAKVPYLKSLAIDAVWLSPFYPSALADGGYDVDDYRDVDPKLGTLADFDEMAKALHDAGIKLIADIVPNHSSNRHKWFQEALASPKGSPARDRYIFRDGKGPNGEFPPSDWDSVFGGPAWERITEPDGTPGQWYMHIFAKEQPDLNWSNREIRDDFLKTLRFWSDRGVDGFRVDVAHALTKDLTEPLLSKLELSAANTGVDGFDDGTHPFWDRDEVHEVYAEWREVFNEYNPPRTAVAEAWVHATRRARYASPQGLGQAFNFDLLQADFDAAEYKEIITRNLAEAAATGASSTWVFSNHDVVRHATRYGLPQIAKEKAGAKGQDGKDWLLAGGPKDQLDVELGERRARAATLLMLAVPGSAYLYQGEELGLQEVAEIPESERQDPSFFRNKGVEIGRDGCRVPLPWKVEGTSFGFGDGGSHLPQPDWFSKYAVEAQDGTDGSTLELYRKALKLRRELLTDEDLEWAGNDNPDVLHFKRPNGWQSVTNFGDTAVDLPAGEVLVTSAPLVDGKLPANTTAWLR from the coding sequence TTGTCCACCACCGCCACTCTGGCAACCCTGTCCGACTCCGCCCGCCTGGCCGATCCCAACTGGTGGCGCCAGGCCTCCGTGTACCAGATTTATCCCCGCAGCTTCGCGGACTCCAACGGCGACGGCATCGGCGACCTGAAAGGCATCACTGCCAAGGTTCCGTACCTGAAGTCGCTGGCGATCGACGCCGTCTGGCTGAGCCCGTTCTACCCCTCCGCGCTCGCCGACGGCGGTTACGACGTGGACGACTACCGCGACGTCGATCCCAAGCTCGGCACGCTGGCCGACTTCGACGAAATGGCCAAGGCCCTGCACGACGCCGGCATCAAACTGATTGCCGACATCGTCCCCAACCACTCCTCCAACCGGCACAAGTGGTTCCAGGAAGCGCTGGCCTCGCCGAAGGGCTCGCCCGCCCGGGACCGCTACATCTTCCGGGACGGCAAGGGCCCAAACGGTGAGTTCCCGCCGTCGGACTGGGACTCGGTGTTTGGCGGACCCGCCTGGGAGCGCATCACCGAACCGGACGGCACCCCCGGCCAGTGGTACATGCACATCTTCGCGAAGGAGCAGCCGGACCTTAACTGGTCCAACCGGGAAATCCGGGATGACTTCCTCAAGACCCTGCGCTTCTGGTCCGACCGCGGCGTGGACGGCTTCCGCGTGGACGTGGCGCACGCCCTCACCAAGGACCTCACCGAGCCGTTGCTCTCCAAGCTGGAACTGAGCGCCGCCAACACCGGCGTGGACGGCTTCGACGACGGCACGCACCCGTTCTGGGACCGCGACGAAGTCCACGAGGTCTACGCCGAATGGCGTGAAGTCTTCAACGAATACAACCCGCCGCGCACCGCCGTCGCCGAAGCCTGGGTCCACGCCACCCGTCGTGCCCGCTACGCCAGCCCGCAGGGCCTCGGCCAGGCGTTCAATTTCGACCTGCTGCAGGCCGACTTCGATGCCGCCGAGTACAAGGAGATCATTACCCGCAACCTCGCCGAGGCCGCTGCCACCGGCGCCTCCTCCACGTGGGTGTTTTCCAACCACGACGTCGTGCGGCACGCCACCCGCTACGGCCTGCCCCAGATTGCCAAGGAAAAGGCCGGCGCCAAGGGCCAGGACGGCAAGGACTGGCTGCTCGCCGGCGGCCCCAAGGACCAGCTGGACGTTGAACTGGGCGAGCGCCGCGCGCGGGCCGCTACCCTCTTGATGCTGGCCGTTCCCGGATCCGCGTACCTGTACCAGGGCGAGGAACTGGGCCTTCAGGAAGTGGCAGAGATTCCCGAATCGGAGCGGCAGGATCCGTCCTTCTTCCGCAACAAGGGCGTGGAGATCGGCCGCGACGGCTGCCGGGTGCCGCTGCCCTGGAAGGTGGAAGGCACCTCCTTCGGGTTCGGCGACGGCGGCTCGCACCTGCCGCAGCCGGACTGGTTCAGCAAGTACGCCGTCGAGGCCCAGGACGGCACCGACGGTTCCACCCTGGAGCTCTACCGCAAGGCCCTGAAGCTCCGCCGGGAGCTGCTGACGGACGAGGACCTCGAGTGGGCCGGGAATGACAACCCGGACGTCCTGCACTTCAAGCGGCCCAACGGCTGGCAGTCCGTGACCAACTTCGGGGACACCGCCGTCGACCTTCCCGCCGGCGAGGTGCTGGTCACCAGCGCACCGCTCGTGGACGGCAAACTGCCGGCCAACACCACCGCGTGGCTGCGCTGA
- a CDS encoding aldo/keto reductase gives MQEVIYGCMGLGGSWSDEPHGSHHVDQAAAAVQAALDAGITLFDHADIYRSGKSEAVFGEVLAATPGLRERIRLQTKCGIRLNERGLQTHYDLSRDAILERVNGSLERLRTDYVDILLLHRPDPLADPAEVASAVGQLMAEGKVRQLGVSNMSAAQIEVLQDRLETPVVANQLEMSLLKRAWLESQVLVNHPEHLDYSFPHGTLEYCTRNSITLQAYGSLAKGVYTGAEPDSPSSAEAATAVLVAELAAEYGTSGEAVLLGWLMKHPAGIAPVIGTVNPDRIRACADAARVAQVLTRADWYKLWVTARGSNIP, from the coding sequence ATGCAGGAAGTCATTTACGGATGCATGGGACTGGGCGGCAGCTGGTCTGATGAGCCACATGGCAGCCACCATGTGGACCAGGCCGCTGCTGCCGTCCAGGCCGCCCTGGACGCAGGGATCACCCTGTTCGACCATGCGGACATCTACCGGAGCGGCAAGTCGGAGGCCGTGTTTGGTGAGGTGCTGGCCGCCACTCCCGGCCTGCGGGAGCGGATCCGCCTGCAAACCAAGTGCGGCATCCGGCTGAACGAACGCGGCCTGCAGACCCACTACGACCTGAGCCGGGACGCCATTCTGGAGCGGGTCAACGGCAGCCTGGAGCGGCTCCGGACGGACTATGTGGACATCCTCCTGCTGCACCGCCCGGATCCCCTCGCGGATCCGGCGGAGGTGGCATCCGCCGTCGGGCAGCTCATGGCCGAAGGCAAGGTCCGGCAACTGGGTGTGTCCAACATGTCCGCGGCGCAGATCGAGGTGCTGCAGGACCGGCTGGAAACTCCGGTGGTGGCCAACCAGCTGGAGATGAGCCTGCTTAAGCGGGCGTGGCTGGAAAGCCAGGTCCTGGTCAACCACCCGGAGCACCTGGACTACAGCTTCCCGCACGGGACTTTGGAGTACTGCACCCGCAACAGCATCACGCTGCAGGCGTACGGTTCCCTGGCCAAGGGCGTGTACACCGGTGCCGAACCGGACAGTCCCTCCTCAGCCGAAGCGGCAACTGCCGTGCTCGTCGCGGAGCTTGCGGCGGAATATGGCACCTCGGGCGAGGCCGTCCTGCTGGGCTGGCTCATGAAGCACCCGGCCGGGATCGCACCGGTGATCGGGACGGTCAACCCGGACCGTATCCGGGCATGCGCCGACGCCGCCCGGGTGGCGCAGGTCCTCACCCGCGCCGACTGGTACAAACTCTGGGTCACGGCACGCGGGAGCAACATCCCGTAA
- a CDS encoding HpcH/HpaI aldolase/citrate lyase family protein: MTSTIAAETVRPERNIPAEIARSWLLVNAMKPELFDQSAVSRADSVILDIEDAVDPSQKDQARGNVIDWLTAGGKAWVRINDATSPFWADDLAGLRGTPGLLGVMLAKTESADQVTESFHRMDGKTPVIPLVESALGIEEANHIAKAQGAFRLAFGSGDFRRDTGMAATPEAMAYPRAKLVVASRVGNLPGPIDGPTVGTNHPILREQTGITVMMGMTGKLCLAIDQTPVINEVISPTPSDVAWATDFMNDFEANGRVIRDGSDLPRLGRAEKIMKLAVAFGVQPAL, encoded by the coding sequence ATGACGTCTACCATCGCCGCCGAAACCGTTAGGCCGGAACGCAATATCCCCGCAGAGATCGCCCGCTCCTGGCTGCTGGTCAATGCCATGAAGCCGGAGCTTTTCGACCAGTCGGCTGTCTCCCGCGCTGACTCGGTCATCCTGGATATTGAAGATGCGGTGGACCCCTCCCAGAAGGACCAGGCCCGCGGCAACGTGATCGACTGGCTGACTGCCGGCGGCAAGGCCTGGGTCCGGATCAACGACGCCACCAGCCCGTTCTGGGCCGATGACCTCGCGGGCCTGCGCGGCACCCCGGGCCTGCTGGGCGTCATGCTCGCCAAGACCGAATCCGCTGACCAGGTCACTGAGAGCTTCCACCGCATGGACGGCAAGACCCCGGTCATCCCGCTGGTGGAATCGGCCCTCGGCATCGAGGAAGCCAACCACATCGCCAAGGCCCAGGGCGCGTTCCGCCTGGCCTTCGGCTCCGGTGACTTCCGCCGCGACACCGGCATGGCCGCCACCCCGGAGGCCATGGCCTACCCGCGCGCCAAGCTCGTGGTCGCCAGCCGCGTGGGCAACCTGCCCGGCCCCATCGACGGCCCCACGGTCGGCACCAACCACCCCATCCTTCGCGAGCAGACCGGCATCACCGTGATGATGGGCATGACCGGCAAGCTGTGCCTGGCCATCGACCAGACCCCGGTCATCAACGAGGTCATCAGCCCCACCCCGTCGGACGTCGCCTGGGCCACCGACTTCATGAACGACTTCGAAGCCAACGGCCGCGTCATCCGTGACGGCTCCGACCTGCCCCGCCTGGGCCGCGCCGAGAAGATCATGAAGCTCGCCGTAGCCTTTGGGGTGCAGCCCGCGCTGTAG
- a CDS encoding DUF2797 domain-containing protein translates to MTDTRYLVHGVFWDGPPGSTTAGSTTAAASKAVDDGGGPVLRLQSPEGDFRQLSLGPGGRLGFEVVEPGRFCLGHVQVQSARSRSHILCASGSPAARGKQCERCFVLDESRLMHDFHRGGRVTPGLRDYLMQEHWLYVATFAGGATKVGTASGPRKWNRLAEQGAASAAYVARAQDGRVVRILEDLVTADVGLTQQVRSAAKAEALLQPLRARDLHGTNARAAGEVRALLARTAVDGFEIVEEQWARPGQAGALYGSAQRHAYPHALDHGRHGFDITALSGANALARLDGSDAAFVVNLSQLAARTIVLGGYASQVPAVQEALF, encoded by the coding sequence GTGACCGATACCCGCTATCTGGTCCACGGGGTCTTTTGGGATGGGCCGCCGGGTTCCACAACAGCGGGTTCCACAACAGCGGCGGCTTCCAAGGCAGTGGACGACGGCGGCGGGCCGGTTTTGCGCCTCCAGTCACCGGAGGGGGACTTCCGGCAGCTCAGCCTGGGCCCCGGCGGTCGCCTCGGCTTCGAGGTGGTGGAGCCAGGCAGGTTTTGCCTGGGGCACGTCCAGGTCCAGTCGGCACGCTCGCGCAGCCACATCCTCTGCGCCTCGGGTTCCCCGGCTGCGCGCGGAAAGCAGTGCGAGCGGTGCTTTGTGCTGGACGAGTCCCGGCTGATGCATGACTTCCACCGCGGCGGCCGGGTCACGCCGGGTCTGCGCGACTACCTGATGCAGGAACACTGGCTGTACGTGGCCACGTTCGCCGGCGGCGCCACCAAGGTGGGAACGGCCTCCGGCCCGCGGAAGTGGAACCGGCTCGCGGAGCAGGGAGCGGCCTCGGCGGCTTATGTTGCCCGGGCGCAGGATGGCCGTGTGGTGCGGATCCTCGAGGACCTGGTGACGGCCGACGTCGGGCTGACGCAGCAGGTGCGCTCCGCGGCCAAGGCGGAGGCGCTGCTGCAGCCGCTTCGGGCCAGGGACCTGCATGGCACCAATGCCCGCGCGGCCGGCGAGGTACGCGCCCTCCTGGCGCGCACCGCAGTTGACGGCTTCGAAATTGTGGAGGAGCAGTGGGCCCGGCCCGGGCAGGCTGGGGCCCTTTACGGCAGCGCCCAGCGCCATGCCTACCCGCACGCTCTGGACCATGGCCGGCACGGCTTCGACATCACCGCACTGAGCGGGGCAAACGCACTGGCCCGGCTGGATGGTTCTGATGCCGCGTTCGTGGTGAATCTCTCGCAACTGGCCGCCCGGACCATCGTCCTGGGCGGGTACGCCTCCCAGGTGCCGGCCGTGCAGGAAGCGCTGTTCTGA
- a CDS encoding DUF3188 domain-containing protein, whose protein sequence is MLNEFWATAPTRYKVLVFGAMGLIAIGIILNIIGNTGGNQGLAMASLPLIGLGLVLHIAGMVVRGQAIRKNLRR, encoded by the coding sequence GTGCTGAACGAATTCTGGGCCACCGCGCCGACCCGCTACAAAGTCCTGGTTTTCGGCGCGATGGGACTGATCGCCATCGGCATCATCCTCAACATCATCGGCAACACCGGCGGCAATCAAGGGTTGGCCATGGCTTCCCTGCCGCTGATCGGGCTGGGCCTGGTCCTGCATATCGCCGGCATGGTGGTCCGCGGCCAGGCCATCCGGAAGAACCTCCGCCGGTAG
- a CDS encoding FAS1-like dehydratase domain-containing protein translates to MTINPDLQGRSYPAAEVYDVGREKIREFARAVKATHPAHFDLEAATALGHRDLVAPPTFAIIIAQRADAQLIEDPEAGIDFSRVVHADQRFTHHRPIIAGDRLVAELHVDGVRAMGGGAMITTRSEIFALGSGDSREPVTTTTSSILVRGEGQ, encoded by the coding sequence ATGACTATCAATCCGGATCTGCAGGGCCGAAGCTACCCTGCCGCAGAGGTGTACGACGTCGGCCGAGAGAAAATCCGCGAGTTCGCGCGCGCCGTGAAAGCCACCCACCCTGCGCACTTCGACCTCGAAGCGGCCACGGCATTGGGCCACCGCGACCTGGTAGCGCCGCCCACCTTCGCCATCATCATCGCCCAGCGGGCCGACGCCCAGCTCATCGAGGACCCGGAAGCCGGAATCGACTTCTCCCGCGTGGTCCACGCGGACCAGCGCTTCACCCACCACCGGCCCATCATTGCCGGGGACCGCCTCGTCGCGGAACTGCACGTCGACGGCGTCCGGGCCATGGGCGGCGGCGCCATGATCACCACCCGCTCGGAAATCTTCGCCCTCGGTTCCGGTGATTCCCGCGAACCCGTCACCACCACCACATCATCCATCCTGGTCCGCGGAGAGGGACAGTAA
- a CDS encoding MaoC family dehydratase: MSPSFNELSAGQEIGSRTIEVTRTDLVKYAGASGDFNPIHWNEAFATSVELPGVIAHGMFTMGSAVQLVTDWAGDPAAVVDFQTRFTKPVLVTDTTGTAEPGATIEVSGTIGKLDADAGTARVDLTVVSAGQKVLMKAQALVKLS, from the coding sequence ATGAGCCCCAGCTTCAACGAACTCAGCGCCGGCCAGGAAATCGGCAGCCGCACCATCGAGGTCACCCGCACGGACCTGGTCAAGTACGCAGGTGCATCCGGTGACTTCAACCCCATCCACTGGAACGAGGCCTTCGCCACCAGCGTGGAACTGCCCGGCGTCATCGCGCACGGCATGTTCACCATGGGGTCAGCCGTCCAGCTGGTGACCGACTGGGCAGGGGACCCCGCCGCCGTCGTTGATTTCCAGACCCGCTTCACCAAGCCCGTCCTGGTCACCGACACCACCGGCACCGCCGAACCCGGCGCCACCATTGAGGTCAGCGGCACCATCGGAAAGCTCGACGCCGACGCCGGCACCGCCCGCGTTGACCTCACCGTTGTCTCCGCCGGTCAAAAGGTCCTGATGAAGGCACAGGCCCTCGTCAAGCTGTCCTGA
- a CDS encoding MFS transporter produces MTSAPKTGAAAAQVTHWRNAVVVAYGASGLAFASWVSRLPAIRDALDLSPGNIGVILLCMTLGSFASVSASGLIVLRLGSKQTIRTGSIMVGAGLLAAGFGTTVLASPVATAIGLAIIGLGTGSWNTASNVEGAAVERAVGRHIMPRLHGAFSLGTVAGAGLGAAAAAASLPVFWHLAAAGTVVAVSVATAASWFRADVTSVAGDRTYSPDNFEDPTTGPVPVIHAGSTAEAPLDNKRKIAQAWRDRRTLLLGVLVLGLALAEGAAGDWVALALADGHGQSDAAGAAGYGLFVTFMTIGRFAGTLLLDRFGRVPVMRWCAGMAVVGLGIFVFAPAPWLAYVGLAVWGLGASLGFPVGMSAAADDPAKAAARVSVVSTIGYGAFLCGPPLLGLLAEHVGILHSLLAVMVMLAVSFVLSPVARKAD; encoded by the coding sequence TTGACCTCCGCCCCTAAAACCGGGGCTGCCGCCGCCCAGGTCACCCATTGGCGGAACGCCGTCGTGGTGGCCTACGGGGCCAGCGGACTGGCCTTCGCCTCCTGGGTGTCCCGGCTGCCCGCCATCCGGGATGCGCTGGACCTCAGCCCGGGCAACATCGGCGTCATCCTGCTGTGCATGACGCTGGGCTCGTTCGCGTCCGTCTCGGCCTCAGGGCTCATCGTGCTGCGGCTGGGGTCCAAACAGACCATCCGCACCGGCAGCATCATGGTGGGCGCCGGCCTGCTGGCCGCCGGTTTTGGCACAACCGTGCTGGCAAGCCCGGTGGCAACCGCGATCGGCCTGGCCATCATCGGCCTGGGGACCGGGAGCTGGAACACTGCGTCCAATGTGGAAGGCGCGGCCGTGGAGCGCGCGGTGGGCCGGCACATCATGCCCCGGCTTCACGGGGCGTTCAGCCTGGGCACGGTGGCAGGGGCAGGCCTGGGTGCCGCTGCGGCGGCAGCGTCCCTCCCGGTGTTCTGGCACCTTGCGGCGGCCGGAACGGTGGTCGCCGTATCGGTCGCGACGGCGGCGTCCTGGTTCCGCGCCGACGTTACCTCGGTGGCGGGGGACCGCACCTACTCCCCGGACAACTTCGAAGACCCCACAACAGGTCCGGTTCCCGTGATCCATGCCGGAAGCACGGCGGAGGCACCGCTGGACAACAAGCGCAAGATCGCCCAGGCGTGGCGGGACCGCCGAACGCTGCTGCTGGGCGTCCTGGTGCTGGGCCTGGCCCTGGCAGAGGGCGCGGCGGGGGACTGGGTGGCCCTTGCCCTGGCGGACGGCCACGGGCAGAGCGATGCCGCCGGGGCAGCCGGGTATGGGCTTTTCGTGACGTTCATGACCATCGGCAGGTTCGCCGGGACGCTGCTGCTGGACCGTTTCGGGCGGGTTCCCGTCATGCGCTGGTGCGCTGGGATGGCCGTCGTTGGGCTGGGCATCTTCGTCTTCGCCCCGGCGCCGTGGCTCGCCTACGTGGGCCTGGCCGTCTGGGGCCTGGGCGCGTCCCTGGGCTTCCCGGTGGGCATGTCCGCCGCGGCCGACGATCCTGCCAAGGCCGCGGCACGGGTATCCGTGGTGTCCACCATCGGCTACGGTGCATTCCTGTGCGGGCCGCCGCTGCTGGGCCTGCTGGCCGAACACGTGGGCATCCTGCACTCGCTCCTTGCCGTGATGGTGATGCTGGCCGTGAGCTTCGTGCTGTCCCCGGTGGCACGGAAGGCCGACTAG